Proteins co-encoded in one Ruegeria sp. YS9 genomic window:
- a CDS encoding DMT family transporter produces MQQDTTTSPVLASVLMVAAMAIIGVIDNVVILLAETVGLWQFHFMRALLMLPLIVGLSLMGLGGLRPHRWGAVTLRSLLITTAMFFYFASLSMMPIAQALAGLFTSPIFVLLISSIALGQKIGPWRILAVLVGFSGTLLVLQPNPVAFDMRSVFPVAAGFFYALSSIMTRTYCARESTVAMLAAMVITLGLSGAVGAALFTVAPVATLDGPDGFVTRGWVWEVGPALQWIVVQAVGSTIAVFMLIKAYQVGETSYVAVFEYSVMIFGPLFAFVALGQALDLMQVSGIVLIAAAGVLLGWRARRSSTQQELA; encoded by the coding sequence TCCTGCTGGCCGAGACGGTCGGGCTGTGGCAATTCCATTTCATGCGTGCATTGCTGATGCTGCCGCTGATTGTCGGCCTGTCCCTTATGGGGCTGGGCGGGCTGAGGCCCCATCGGTGGGGAGCGGTCACCTTGCGCAGTCTTCTGATCACGACGGCCATGTTTTTCTATTTTGCGTCGCTGTCGATGATGCCGATTGCGCAAGCCCTGGCAGGGTTGTTCACCTCGCCGATTTTCGTGCTGTTGATTTCGTCCATAGCGCTCGGGCAAAAGATCGGGCCATGGCGCATTCTGGCCGTTCTGGTCGGTTTTTCGGGCACTCTTCTGGTTTTGCAGCCAAACCCGGTTGCATTTGACATGCGTTCGGTTTTCCCGGTTGCCGCTGGTTTTTTCTATGCCTTGAGTTCGATCATGACGCGGACATATTGCGCGCGTGAAAGCACGGTAGCGATGCTGGCAGCCATGGTCATTACCCTTGGGCTGTCAGGGGCCGTGGGTGCCGCCTTGTTCACAGTTGCACCCGTTGCCACGCTGGACGGGCCGGACGGCTTTGTTACACGGGGTTGGGTCTGGGAAGTGGGGCCCGCGCTGCAATGGATTGTTGTTCAGGCCGTCGGGTCAACGATTGCCGTCTTCATGCTCATCAAGGCCTATCAGGTAGGCGAGACCTCTTACGTGGCCGTGTTCGAGTATTCGGTGATGATCTTCGGGCCGCTCTTTGCATTCGTCGCACTGGGTCAGGCCCTTGATTTGATGCAAGTGTCCGGGATTGTCCTGATCGCGGCGGCAGGGGTTTTGCTGGGCTGGCGGGCCAGGCGGTCATCCACCCAGCAGGAACTTGCCTGA
- a CDS encoding Hint domain-containing protein, translating to MSEVTSISVYLDQSLETDPSGLNHAVNARRGGFLNGTKVATTSGWKPVERIAVGDLVRTLDHGFKEVRRISTSVVVIPAEERRSEYLPVFVPARAAYNGRPVWLMPEQGIALNLSQIDASVSGCSVVSARLLNGVGRFMSQAPGSSFEVRSLFFDEDQVIFVEGGLQAYCPSGLFNMRGTASGAGYDVADEDTGTELVNQIASRGDMSALANPLGALPAPIPQEPIFPIRPPSGVRRPGRPGRPNAPVLFLRPEWQI from the coding sequence GTGTCTGAAGTTACGAGTATTTCCGTATATCTTGATCAGTCGTTAGAAACTGATCCATCCGGTTTGAACCACGCCGTGAACGCGCGCCGTGGTGGCTTTTTGAACGGCACGAAGGTTGCGACAACCAGCGGGTGGAAACCGGTTGAACGCATTGCCGTCGGCGATCTGGTCCGAACTCTGGATCACGGGTTCAAAGAGGTGCGCCGCATCTCGACCAGCGTCGTGGTCATTCCTGCCGAAGAGCGCCGTTCCGAGTATTTGCCGGTTTTCGTACCTGCACGCGCCGCATATAACGGGCGCCCCGTCTGGCTGATGCCCGAGCAGGGCATCGCTCTGAACCTGTCGCAGATTGATGCCAGTGTCAGCGGCTGTTCCGTTGTCTCCGCACGATTGCTGAATGGCGTGGGTCGGTTTATGTCGCAGGCACCGGGATCGTCGTTTGAAGTCCGTTCCCTGTTTTTCGACGAAGATCAGGTGATCTTTGTCGAGGGCGGCCTGCAAGCGTACTGCCCTTCCGGCCTGTTCAACATGCGCGGCACAGCCAGCGGGGCTGGTTACGATGTCGCCGATGAAGACACCGGCACAGAGCTGGTCAACCAGATTGCAAGCAGGGGCGATATGTCGGCCCTTGCCAATCCATTGGGTGCCCTGCCTGCACCCATTCCGCAGGAACCGATATTTCCGATCCGTCCGCCCTCTGGGGTCAGGCGGCCGGGTCGACCGGGGCGTCCAAACGCACCGGTGCTGTTTTTGCGGCCCGAATGGCAGATCTAA
- a CDS encoding 3-hydroxyacyl-CoA dehydrogenase NAD-binding domain-containing protein, producing the protein MTDFTLTKDADGVAFVTWDAQGKSMNVLTREAFQEVSQLIDQALSDDEIKGIVITSGKEGSFAGGMDLNTLATIRQEAGDEPAQALFDFVMGGHHILRKLELAGMDPKTKKGGKPIACAINGTCAGIGTEIALACHHRVMTSNPKSKIGLPEILLGIFPGGGGTIRYSRMVGAMAAAPVLLEGKMMDPAKAKGAQLIDAVADDPVAAAKEWVLNAKDADLVKPWDAKGYKMPGGAPYHPAGFMTFVGASAMVHGKTQGAFPAAKALLSAIYEGALVDFDTALKIEARWFTNVLMNPSSSAMIRTLFLNKEALEKGAVRPKGVPDQRVKKIGVLGAGMMGAGIALVSAQAGMEVVLIDRDQEAADKGKAYTETYLDKGIKRGKVTAEKKEAMLARITATPDLDHLKGCDLIIEAVFEDMGVKAEMTKKVEAIIPEDCIFASNTSTLPISDLAKASVRPDQFIGIHFFSPVEKMLLVEIIKGKETGDRAVAKALDYVRQIRKTPIVVNDARFFYANRCIIPYINEGARMITEGVSPVLIDNAARQLGFPVGPIQLTDETSIDLGAKIARATKAAMGDAYPESPSDDLIFWMEEQGRLGRKANAGFFVYDEKGKRVEYWKGLQEKYPLAKDQPDLIEVQERLMFAQVLEAVRALEEGVLEDIREGDVGAILGWGFAPWSGGPLSWLDIIGTPYAAERCDQLAEKYGERFACPPLLREMAEKGQTFYGRFNPEAKAA; encoded by the coding sequence ATGACTGATTTCACTCTGACCAAAGACGCGGACGGCGTCGCTTTCGTTACCTGGGACGCCCAGGGGAAATCCATGAACGTGCTGACCCGCGAAGCTTTTCAGGAAGTCAGCCAACTGATTGATCAGGCCCTGAGCGACGACGAGATCAAAGGTATTGTCATCACCTCGGGCAAGGAAGGCTCTTTTGCCGGTGGCATGGACCTGAACACACTGGCGACTATCCGTCAGGAAGCGGGTGACGAACCCGCACAGGCGTTGTTTGATTTCGTCATGGGCGGGCATCACATCCTGCGCAAGCTGGAATTGGCGGGCATGGACCCCAAGACCAAGAAAGGCGGCAAACCCATCGCCTGCGCGATCAACGGAACCTGCGCCGGGATCGGGACCGAGATCGCACTGGCGTGTCATCACCGTGTTATGACCAGCAATCCAAAGTCCAAGATCGGTCTGCCCGAAATCCTGTTGGGCATCTTCCCCGGCGGCGGCGGCACCATCCGTTACAGCCGCATGGTTGGTGCAATGGCGGCGGCCCCCGTACTGCTTGAAGGCAAGATGATGGACCCGGCCAAGGCCAAGGGCGCGCAGTTGATCGACGCGGTTGCCGACGATCCGGTTGCCGCGGCCAAGGAATGGGTTCTGAATGCCAAGGACGCTGATCTGGTGAAACCCTGGGACGCGAAGGGCTACAAGATGCCCGGTGGCGCGCCTTACCACCCTGCCGGTTTCATGACCTTCGTGGGCGCGAGCGCCATGGTTCACGGAAAAACTCAAGGTGCGTTTCCTGCGGCCAAAGCCCTTCTGAGCGCGATCTATGAGGGCGCGTTGGTTGATTTTGACACCGCTTTGAAAATCGAAGCCCGCTGGTTCACCAACGTTCTGATGAACCCGTCCTCGTCGGCGATGATCCGGACACTGTTCCTCAACAAGGAAGCGCTTGAAAAAGGCGCGGTCCGTCCGAAAGGTGTGCCCGATCAACGCGTCAAGAAAATCGGCGTTCTGGGCGCTGGCATGATGGGGGCCGGTATCGCACTGGTTTCTGCCCAAGCTGGCATGGAGGTCGTTCTGATCGACCGTGATCAGGAAGCGGCCGACAAAGGCAAAGCTTATACCGAAACCTATCTGGACAAAGGTATCAAACGCGGCAAGGTCACGGCTGAAAAGAAAGAGGCCATGCTGGCGCGCATCACGGCGACACCGGATCTGGACCATCTGAAAGGGTGTGACCTGATCATCGAAGCCGTGTTTGAAGACATGGGCGTAAAGGCCGAGATGACCAAAAAGGTCGAGGCGATCATCCCGGAAGACTGCATCTTTGCCTCGAACACCTCGACCCTGCCGATTTCAGATCTGGCCAAGGCAAGCGTGCGTCCGGACCAATTCATCGGCATCCACTTCTTCTCGCCGGTCGAGAAGATGTTGCTGGTCGAGATCATCAAGGGCAAGGAAACCGGTGATCGCGCCGTTGCCAAGGCTCTCGACTATGTGCGCCAGATCCGCAAGACGCCGATCGTGGTCAACGATGCGCGCTTCTTCTACGCCAACCGCTGCATCATTCCGTACATCAACGAAGGTGCACGGATGATCACCGAAGGCGTAAGCCCCGTGCTGATCGACAACGCGGCGCGTCAGCTGGGCTTCCCGGTGGGGCCGATTCAGCTGACCGACGAAACCTCGATTGATCTGGGGGCCAAGATCGCCCGTGCGACCAAGGCAGCCATGGGCGATGCCTATCCGGAAAGCCCCTCGGACGATCTGATCTTCTGGATGGAAGAACAGGGCCGTTTGGGGCGCAAGGCAAACGCCGGCTTCTTCGTCTATGACGAAAAGGGCAAACGCGTCGAATACTGGAAGGGTCTTCAAGAGAAGTATCCACTTGCCAAAGACCAGCCCGACCTGATCGAAGTACAGGAGCGCCTGATGTTCGCGCAGGTTCTGGAAGCGGTTCGGGCGCTGGAAGAAGGTGTGCTGGAAGACATCCGTGAAGGCGACGTAGGCGCCATTCTGGGCTGGGGCTTTGCGCCTTGGTCCGGTGGTCCGCTCAGCTGGCTCGACATCATCGGCACGCCCTACGCAGCCGAACGATGCGATCAGCTGGCCGAGAAATATGGCGAACGCTTTGCCTGCCCGCCGCTGCTGCGTGAGATGGCCGAGAAGGGGCAAACCTTCTACGGGCGCTTCAACCCCGAAGCAAAAGCTGCCTGA
- a CDS encoding cupin domain-containing protein translates to MPKLDLSQIPFKGGSSYPGKLAEATAGRFVQRVGDAGGLTQYGVNIVRLEPRGLSSLRHYHMEQDEFAIMLSGKCVLIDDDGEHEMLPGDCAAWPAGEANGHHLVNKTDAPATFLVVGTRTPTETGYYSDIDMMVKDDENGFSFTRKDGSPLTADQIGDDND, encoded by the coding sequence ATGCCCAAGCTGGATCTCTCTCAGATCCCGTTCAAGGGGGGCTCGTCCTATCCGGGCAAGCTGGCCGAGGCGACCGCTGGTCGTTTCGTGCAGCGCGTCGGGGATGCGGGCGGGCTGACCCAGTACGGGGTCAACATCGTGCGGCTGGAGCCCCGGGGCCTTTCGTCGCTGCGCCACTACCATATGGAGCAGGACGAATTTGCCATCATGCTCAGTGGCAAATGCGTGCTGATCGATGACGATGGTGAGCATGAGATGCTGCCCGGTGACTGCGCCGCTTGGCCCGCTGGTGAGGCCAACGGCCACCACCTTGTGAACAAAACCGATGCGCCCGCGACCTTTTTGGTGGTGGGCACACGGACCCCGACCGAGACCGGCTATTACAGCGACATAGACATGATGGTGAAGGATGATGAGAACGGATTCTCTTTCACCCGGAAAGACGGCAGCCCGCTGACGGCTGACCAGATTGGAGATGACAATGACTGA
- a CDS encoding acetyl-CoA C-acetyltransferase has protein sequence MTEAYIYDALRTPRGKGRKDGSLHEVTSVRLSALTLNAMKERNNLEGHAVEDVIWGNVTQVMEQGGCLARSAVLASDLDQSIPGLAINRFCASGMEAVNLAANQVKGGAGDAYIAGGVEMMGRVPMGSDGAAIAVDPSLAMETYFVPQGISADIIATEYGFSRDDADALAVESQKRAAEAWADNRFEKSVITVKDQNGLPILDRDEYMRPGTDMQSLGALNPSFQMMGEQMPGFDKVAMLKYPHLERINHIHHAGNSSGIVDGAAAVLIGNKEFGEKYGLKPRARIKATAKIGTDPTIMLTGPVPVTEKILADNGMKISDLDLFEVNEAFASVVLRFQQAFDVDPALVNVNGGSIAMGHPLGATGAIIIGTLLDELERQDKEIGLATLCIASGMGAATIIERV, from the coding sequence ATGACCGAAGCTTATATTTATGACGCTCTGCGCACACCGCGCGGCAAGGGCCGCAAGGATGGCAGCCTGCACGAGGTAACCTCGGTGCGCCTGTCCGCCCTGACCCTGAACGCGATGAAAGAACGCAACAACCTGGAAGGCCACGCCGTCGAAGACGTGATCTGGGGCAACGTCACGCAGGTGATGGAACAAGGCGGCTGTCTGGCGCGCTCGGCTGTTCTGGCATCGGACCTGGACCAGTCGATCCCCGGCCTGGCGATCAACCGTTTCTGCGCGAGCGGAATGGAAGCCGTGAACCTGGCCGCAAACCAGGTCAAGGGCGGCGCGGGCGACGCTTACATCGCAGGTGGCGTTGAGATGATGGGCCGTGTTCCCATGGGCAGCGACGGCGCGGCGATTGCCGTTGACCCCTCTCTGGCGATGGAGACCTACTTTGTGCCGCAGGGCATCTCGGCCGATATCATTGCAACGGAATACGGATTCAGCCGCGATGACGCGGACGCTCTTGCGGTTGAATCGCAAAAGCGCGCGGCGGAAGCCTGGGCCGACAACCGGTTCGAAAAGTCGGTCATCACCGTCAAGGACCAGAACGGCCTGCCCATTCTGGACCGTGACGAATACATGCGCCCCGGCACCGACATGCAAAGCCTTGGCGCACTGAACCCGTCCTTCCAGATGATGGGCGAACAGATGCCCGGCTTCGACAAGGTAGCAATGTTGAAATACCCGCATCTAGAGCGGATCAATCACATCCACCATGCCGGCAACAGCTCGGGCATCGTGGATGGGGCTGCGGCCGTCCTGATCGGCAACAAGGAATTTGGCGAAAAATACGGCCTGAAACCGCGCGCCCGCATCAAGGCGACCGCCAAGATCGGCACCGACCCGACCATCATGCTGACCGGCCCGGTTCCGGTGACCGAGAAGATCCTGGCCGACAACGGCATGAAGATCAGCGATCTGGACCTGTTCGAAGTCAACGAAGCCTTTGCCTCGGTCGTGCTGCGGTTCCAGCAGGCGTTTGACGTCGATCCGGCCCTGGTCAATGTCAACGGCGGCTCGATCGCGATGGGTCACCCGTTGGGCGCAACCGGTGCGATCATCATCGGCACCTTGCTGGACGAACTGGAGCGCCAGGACAAGGAAATCGGTCTGGCCACGCTCTGCATTGCGTCCGGCATGGGTGCGGCAACGATTATCGAGCGGGTCTGA
- a CDS encoding glutathione S-transferase family protein, which translates to MSIKLHCFGESGNSYKAALALEMSGLDWEPVFVDFFKGVTRSPEFRSQLNVMGEAPFMVDGDFQTSQSGAIQAYVTEKSGKFGGKNREENYDILRWVLWDNHKLSSMAGLTRFLINFLPEQHRNPDVIAFNQGRLKAAYQVLNTHLEGRDWIVGDGVTNADLSCCGYLYYPEPFGFDRADWPNIDAWLTRLSEQPGWKHPYDLMPGNPSDRA; encoded by the coding sequence ATGAGCATAAAACTGCACTGTTTCGGAGAAAGCGGCAATTCCTACAAGGCCGCTCTGGCGCTGGAAATGTCCGGTCTCGATTGGGAGCCTGTCTTTGTCGACTTCTTCAAGGGTGTCACCCGCAGCCCCGAGTTCCGTTCACAACTCAACGTGATGGGCGAAGCACCCTTCATGGTCGATGGTGATTTCCAAACCTCCCAATCTGGTGCCATTCAGGCCTATGTGACTGAAAAATCCGGCAAGTTCGGCGGCAAAAACCGGGAAGAGAACTATGACATCCTGCGCTGGGTGCTTTGGGACAATCACAAGCTCAGCTCGATGGCGGGCCTGACCCGGTTCCTGATCAATTTTCTGCCCGAACAGCATCGCAACCCGGATGTGATCGCCTTTAACCAGGGCCGCCTGAAGGCTGCCTATCAGGTGCTGAACACGCATCTGGAAGGCCGCGACTGGATCGTCGGCGACGGCGTAACCAACGCTGATCTCAGCTGCTGCGGCTACCTTTACTACCCCGAACCATTCGGCTTTGACCGTGCCGACTGGCCCAATATCGACGCCTGGCTGACTCGCCTGTCCGAGCAGCCCGGCTGGAAACACCCCTATGACCTGATGCCCGGCAACCCGTCGGATCGAGCTTGA
- a CDS encoding acyl-CoA dehydrogenase C-terminal domain-containing protein: protein MPVYNAPTKDMQFILHDVLNVSQSDIPGYNELEAEFTGAVLEEAGKVATNVLHPLNVVGDTEGCRLENGIVYTPTGFKDAFEQMKEGGWTGLDMPEEYGGQNMPYVLGTAVGEMFSGSNQAFTMYQGLTHGAASAILAHGTDEQKNKYLPKMVSCEWTGTMNLTEPHCGTDLGLMRTKAEPQGDGSYKISGQKIFISAGDHDMADNIIHLVLAKIPGGPEGIKGVSLFIVPKFIVNEDGSLGERNGVSVGKIEEKMGIHGNSTCVMNYDEATGWLLGQEHKGMRAMFTMMNEARLGVGMQGLSQAEAAYQNAVEYAKDRLQGRDVTGTKNPDGPADPLIVHPDIRRNLMDQKSFTEGARAFILWGATMIDKAHRSGDKDADGLISLLTPVIKGFLTDEGYDMTVQAQQVYGGHGYIEEWGMSQYTRDARIAMIYEGANGVQALDLVGRKLAQDGGKHVMAFFDMVKTFCKENAGQNEAYDKAFIEPLKAASKDLQAAGMYFMQEGMKNPNNALSGSYDFMHMFGHVCLGLMWARMAKAAQEALDNGTSDKEFYETKINTGRFYMARRLPATALHLSRIQTGEDTVMALDAASF from the coding sequence ATGCCCGTTTACAACGCGCCAACCAAAGACATGCAGTTCATCCTGCACGACGTACTGAATGTCTCGCAGTCGGACATACCCGGCTACAACGAACTGGAAGCCGAGTTTACCGGCGCGGTTCTGGAAGAAGCCGGCAAGGTTGCCACCAATGTTCTGCATCCGCTGAACGTTGTCGGCGACACCGAAGGATGCCGGTTGGAAAACGGCATTGTGTACACCCCGACCGGGTTCAAGGACGCCTTCGAGCAGATGAAGGAAGGTGGCTGGACTGGCCTCGACATGCCGGAAGAGTATGGCGGTCAGAACATGCCCTATGTGCTGGGCACCGCCGTGGGCGAGATGTTCTCGGGTTCCAACCAGGCTTTCACAATGTACCAGGGCCTGACGCACGGTGCTGCATCGGCGATTCTGGCGCATGGAACGGACGAACAGAAGAACAAGTACCTGCCCAAAATGGTCAGCTGTGAATGGACCGGCACCATGAACCTGACGGAACCGCATTGCGGCACCGATCTGGGCCTGATGCGCACCAAAGCGGAACCGCAGGGTGACGGCAGCTATAAAATCTCGGGCCAGAAGATCTTTATCTCGGCTGGCGATCACGACATGGCCGACAACATCATCCATCTGGTGTTGGCGAAAATCCCCGGCGGCCCCGAGGGTATCAAGGGTGTCTCGCTGTTCATCGTTCCCAAGTTCATCGTCAACGAAGACGGCTCTTTGGGCGAACGCAACGGCGTATCGGTCGGCAAGATCGAAGAAAAAATGGGCATCCACGGCAACTCGACCTGCGTCATGAATTATGACGAGGCCACCGGCTGGCTGCTGGGCCAAGAGCACAAAGGCATGCGCGCCATGTTCACCATGATGAACGAAGCGCGTCTGGGTGTGGGCATGCAAGGCCTGTCTCAGGCCGAAGCTGCGTATCAAAATGCTGTCGAATACGCCAAGGATCGCCTGCAAGGCCGTGATGTTACTGGCACAAAGAACCCGGACGGCCCGGCCGATCCGCTGATCGTTCACCCTGACATCCGACGAAACCTGATGGACCAGAAAAGCTTCACCGAAGGTGCACGCGCATTCATTCTGTGGGGTGCCACGATGATCGACAAGGCGCACCGGTCGGGTGACAAGGACGCGGACGGGCTGATCTCGCTTCTGACCCCGGTCATCAAGGGCTTCCTGACGGATGAAGGTTACGACATGACCGTTCAGGCGCAGCAGGTCTATGGCGGCCATGGCTACATCGAGGAATGGGGCATGTCGCAATATACCCGCGATGCCCGGATCGCCATGATCTATGAAGGCGCCAACGGCGTACAGGCGTTGGACCTTGTTGGCCGCAAACTGGCGCAGGATGGCGGCAAGCATGTCATGGCCTTCTTCGACATGGTCAAAACCTTCTGCAAGGAAAACGCGGGCCAGAACGAGGCGTATGACAAAGCCTTCATCGAACCGCTGAAGGCTGCGTCCAAGGATCTGCAGGCTGCCGGCATGTATTTCATGCAGGAAGGCATGAAGAATCCGAACAACGCGCTGTCCGGTTCCTACGATTTCATGCACATGTTTGGCCATGTCTGCCTGGGCCTGATGTGGGCGCGTATGGCCAAGGCCGCGCAAGAAGCGCTGGACAATGGCACGTCGGACAAAGAGTTCTACGAGACCAAGATCAACACCGGCCGCTTCTACATGGCCCGGCGCCTCCCCGCCACGGCGTTGCACCTGTCGCGCATTCAAACCGGTGAGGACACGGTCATGGCGCTGGACGCGGCAAGCTTCTGA
- a CDS encoding MerR family DNA-binding transcriptional regulator, which translates to MTEDVMTIREMCETYDVTPRTLRFYEAKELLFPIREGQKRLFTKRDRARLKLILRGKRFGFSLEEIRQLLDLYHVGDQQVTQMTRTYEIACERLEDMELRREELTQAIDDLKEQLRWGEKVIASMKQEKKAAE; encoded by the coding sequence ATGACCGAAGATGTGATGACCATCCGCGAGATGTGCGAGACCTATGATGTCACACCACGCACCTTGCGGTTCTATGAGGCCAAGGAACTTCTGTTCCCGATCCGTGAAGGCCAGAAACGTCTGTTCACCAAGCGTGATCGGGCGCGGCTCAAACTGATCCTGCGCGGCAAACGATTTGGTTTCAGCCTGGAAGAAATTCGGCAACTGCTGGATTTGTACCATGTCGGCGACCAGCAGGTCACGCAGATGACCCGCACCTATGAAATCGCGTGCGAGCGTCTGGAGGACATGGAATTGCGCCGCGAAGAGCTGACGCAGGCCATCGACGATCTGAAAGAGCAGTTGCGCTGGGGCGAGAAAGTCATCGCCTCGATGAAACAGGAAAAGAAGGCAGCCGAGTAA
- a CDS encoding MerR family DNA-binding transcriptional regulator — protein sequence MSNNRLSFKEMCAEFDVTPRTLRYYEYIELLQPDREGRSRFYGPRECARMKLIMRGRKFGFPLEEIRQWLLIYEDQGNEAQMATFVEMADRQMNELQQQRQQLDEAMDELKRLRDQTAKSLG from the coding sequence ATGTCCAACAACCGTTTGTCATTCAAAGAGATGTGCGCCGAGTTCGACGTGACCCCGCGCACTCTGCGCTATTACGAATACATCGAGCTTTTGCAACCGGACCGTGAAGGTCGGTCCCGGTTTTACGGCCCGCGTGAATGCGCGCGGATGAAGCTGATCATGCGCGGCCGCAAGTTCGGATTCCCCCTGGAAGAGATTCGCCAATGGCTTTTGATCTACGAAGATCAGGGCAATGAGGCGCAGATGGCCACGTTCGTCGAGATGGCGGATCGCCAGATGAACGAGCTTCAGCAGCAGCGCCAGCAACTGGATGAAGCCATGGACGAACTCAAGCGTCTGCGCGACCAGACGGCCAAGTCGTTGGGATAG
- a CDS encoding PaaI family thioesterase, with protein sequence MVDKTVLARQFIEAIPHARALNLKLTQIGEGEAEITLPYNEDLIGDPRTGVIHGGAISTILDTCCGAAVMSHPSAPGGTATIDLRIDYMRAATPGQTITAHAVCYHITRNVAFVRATAMDDDKDLPVATASGSFTVEGK encoded by the coding sequence ATGGTCGACAAGACAGTTTTAGCCCGCCAGTTTATCGAGGCGATCCCCCACGCGCGGGCATTGAACCTCAAGCTCACGCAGATCGGCGAGGGCGAGGCAGAGATCACGTTGCCCTACAATGAGGATCTGATCGGTGATCCGCGCACAGGGGTGATTCACGGTGGGGCGATTTCCACAATTCTGGACACTTGCTGCGGTGCTGCTGTGATGAGCCACCCCTCGGCCCCCGGCGGGACAGCCACGATCGATCTGCGAATTGACTACATGCGCGCGGCGACACCGGGTCAGACGATTACGGCGCACGCCGTCTGCTATCACATCACGCGGAACGTGGCTTTTGTACGAGCGACGGCTATGGACGACGACAAGGACCTGCCGGTGGCCACGGCCTCGGGGTCTTTTACGGTTGAGGGGAAATAA
- a CDS encoding PaaI family thioesterase: protein MARPRPEPMQVVKQRRDAALRALVDGVPYIRFLNISFDRRGDELTGVLNFDDKLIGNPFLPAIHGGVTAAFLEVTAVITLSWEHLFPRIESGEIDGEAIVTDPNIRFPKTIDFTVDYLRSGLPRDAYARAFISRSGRRYASVRVEAWQDNHAKLFAQASGHFLMPHPPRDQS, encoded by the coding sequence ATGGCAAGACCTCGTCCCGAACCAATGCAGGTGGTCAAGCAGCGACGCGATGCAGCGTTGCGTGCGCTGGTTGACGGTGTGCCTTACATCCGCTTTCTCAATATCAGCTTCGACCGGCGCGGGGATGAACTGACCGGTGTTCTGAACTTCGATGACAAGTTGATTGGCAACCCGTTCCTGCCTGCGATTCACGGCGGTGTAACCGCGGCATTCCTCGAAGTGACCGCTGTCATTACCCTTAGTTGGGAGCATTTGTTCCCGCGCATCGAAAGTGGCGAGATCGACGGAGAGGCCATTGTGACCGACCCGAATATCCGCTTTCCCAAAACCATCGACTTTACCGTCGACTATCTGCGTTCGGGCCTTCCACGGGACGCATATGCGCGTGCCTTTATCAGCAGATCCGGGCGGCGGTATGCCTCGGTCCGGGTCGAAGCCTGGCAGGACAATCATGCGAAACTGTTTGCGCAGGCTTCCGGGCATTTCCTGATGCCGCACCCCCCCAGAGATCAGAGCTGA